A window of the Flavobacterium sangjuense genome harbors these coding sequences:
- a CDS encoding cytochrome C oxidase subunit IV family protein, whose product MSHDHAHEHVSNTKRIWMVFALLSVVTTVEVYLGISRPDFLYMNNFISMNLLNWVFIILTLYKAYYIVWAFMHMEGERSSLRWAVVATVIFLALYLLFILLVEADYIFGIFESGTIKWNF is encoded by the coding sequence ATGTCACACGATCACGCACACGAACACGTATCAAATACAAAAAGAATCTGGATGGTTTTCGCACTTTTGTCTGTAGTAACTACAGTTGAGGTGTATTTAGGAATTTCAAGACCGGATTTCTTATACATGAATAACTTCATTAGTATGAATTTATTAAACTGGGTATTCATCATATTAACGCTTTATAAAGCATATTATATTGTTTGGGCTTTCATGCACATGGAAGGTGAGAGAAGCAGTCTGCGTTGGGCAGTTGTTGCTACCGTAATTTTCCTTGCCCTATATTTATTATTCATCCTTCTTGTTGAAGCTGATTATATCTTTGGAATTTTTGAAAGCGGCACTATAAAGTGGAATTTTTAA
- a CDS encoding DUF420 domain-containing protein, which translates to MNKSDNKTLEQRFRFPIILVSILIPVVVAVLFTVKLKDFGIEVEPLSFLPPIYASINGLTALLLIMGVMAIKNGNQKVHERFMTTAIACSVVFLVMYVAYHMTADSTVYGDIDGNKILDATEKTNAGIGRDVYLFILLTHIALSIMIIPLVLITYVRALAARFDKHRKIAKITFPLWLYVAVTGVVVYLMISPYYAN; encoded by the coding sequence ATGAATAAATCAGACAACAAAACACTAGAACAACGATTTAGATTTCCAATAATTCTAGTTTCAATACTAATACCGGTAGTTGTGGCTGTTTTATTTACGGTCAAGCTAAAAGATTTTGGCATTGAAGTAGAACCACTTTCGTTTTTACCGCCAATTTATGCTTCTATAAATGGTCTTACCGCATTGCTTTTAATAATGGGTGTAATGGCAATTAAAAACGGAAACCAAAAAGTACATGAAAGATTCATGACTACAGCGATTGCTTGTTCGGTAGTTTTTTTGGTAATGTATGTGGCGTATCACATGACCGCAGATTCAACGGTTTATGGTGATATAGACGGAAACAAAATTTTAGATGCAACAGAAAAAACAAATGCAGGTATTGGACGCGATGTCTATTTATTCATTTTGCTTACCCATATTGCGTTATCAATTATGATTATCCCACTGGTATTGATTACCTATGTCAGAGCACTGGCAGCACGATTTGACAAACATAGAAAGATTGCTAAAATCACTTTTCCATTGTGGTTGTATGTTGCTGTTACCGGAGTTGTAGTGTATTTAATGATTTCGCCTTATTATGCTAATTAA
- a CDS encoding cytochrome c oxidase subunit 3 encodes MGATVTTGNNTENTWGGGNEPMGASYGKLMMWFFIVSDALTFTGFLAAYGFSRFKFIDNWPIADEVFTHFPFMHGVEAPMYYVALMTFILIFSSVTMVLAVDAGHHMKQKKVAFYMLLTILGGLIFVGSQAWEWKNFIKGEYGAVETKGGSIIQFVNNKGERVKLEDFAVHLPGQREALSRDKGKWFMKDEETLTTYSVAEVQAGFKAHPELLVRTEKIYRDTPQDKANKKLEPGLNHNKKREILTRAESEVMVANAAIVVEGANLKHNEYGSKLFADFFFFITGFHGFHVFSGVVINFIIFLNVVLGTYEKRRTYEMVEKVGLYWHFVDLVWVFVFTFFYLV; translated from the coding sequence ATGGGAGCTACAGTTACTACTGGAAATAATACTGAAAATACTTGGGGCGGCGGAAATGAGCCAATGGGAGCAAGTTATGGCAAATTGATGATGTGGTTTTTTATCGTATCAGATGCCTTGACTTTTACCGGTTTTCTTGCGGCTTACGGTTTTTCTAGATTTAAATTTATTGATAATTGGCCTATTGCCGACGAAGTGTTTACTCACTTTCCGTTTATGCATGGTGTAGAAGCACCAATGTATTATGTGGCATTGATGACTTTTATCTTAATCTTCTCTTCTGTAACGATGGTGTTGGCCGTTGACGCGGGTCATCACATGAAACAAAAAAAGGTAGCGTTCTATATGCTATTGACTATTCTTGGAGGTTTAATCTTCGTAGGTTCACAAGCCTGGGAATGGAAAAACTTTATCAAAGGTGAATATGGTGCTGTAGAAACTAAAGGTGGAAGTATCATTCAATTCGTAAACAATAAAGGCGAAAGAGTTAAACTAGAAGACTTTGCTGTTCATCTTCCTGGACAAAGAGAAGCCTTATCAAGAGACAAAGGGAAATGGTTCATGAAAGATGAAGAAACCCTAACAACCTATTCTGTTGCAGAAGTACAAGCTGGTTTCAAAGCACATCCTGAATTGTTAGTCAGAACAGAAAAAATTTATAGAGACACTCCTCAAGATAAAGCTAACAAAAAGCTTGAACCAGGTTTAAATCACAACAAAAAAAGAGAAATCTTAACAAGAGCTGAATCTGAAGTAATGGTTGCCAATGCTGCTATTGTAGTAGAAGGTGCTAACTTGAAACACAACGAATACGGAAGTAAATTATTCGCTGATTTCTTCTTCTTCATTACAGGTTTTCACGGTTTCCACGTATTCTCTGGAGTTGTTATCAATTTTATTATTTTCTTAAACGTAGTTTTAGGAACGTATGAGAAAAGAAGAACCTATGAAATGGTAGAAAAAGTTGGACTTTACTGGCACTTTGTCGATTTAGTTTGGGTATTTGTATTTACATTCTTCTACTTAGTTTAA
- a CDS encoding SCO family protein, whose protein sequence is MKNKAYIGVSFVVLIFGIIFIPKIINRIKSGTVVQGDRIDAISNHKSGETGLVTIGPVPKFELTDQNGTKISDKTYLGKVYVVEFFFSTCPSICPIMNRNMVDIQNKFFGNPNFGIASISINPEHDTSKVLKEHADQIGVKSSNWHLLTGDKDYIFGIANKGFNTYAGENKNVDGGFEHSGTFALIDKKGNIRCRRDNFGNPILYYDGLEKKGVKAITEDIKKLLNE, encoded by the coding sequence ATGAAGAATAAAGCATACATCGGAGTATCATTTGTTGTTTTAATTTTCGGAATCATCTTTATTCCGAAAATTATCAACAGAATAAAAAGCGGCACTGTAGTTCAGGGCGACAGAATAGATGCTATTTCCAATCATAAAAGCGGAGAGACAGGTTTGGTTACAATTGGACCGGTACCAAAATTTGAATTAACAGATCAAAACGGAACAAAGATTAGCGACAAAACCTATTTAGGCAAAGTATACGTGGTGGAATTTTTCTTTTCAACTTGTCCTTCCATTTGCCCCATTATGAATAGAAACATGGTTGATATTCAAAATAAATTTTTTGGTAACCCAAACTTTGGAATTGCTTCAATTTCCATCAATCCTGAGCACGATACTTCAAAAGTATTGAAAGAGCATGCTGATCAGATTGGCGTAAAATCATCCAACTGGCATTTGCTTACAGGCGACAAGGATTATATTTTTGGAATTGCGAATAAAGGTTTCAACACCTATGCAGGAGAAAATAAAAATGTTGACGGCGGATTCGAACATTCAGGTACGTTTGCATTAATTGATAAAAAAGGAAACATCCGTTGCAGAAGAGATAATTTTGGGAACCCAATTTTATACTACGATGGTTTGGAGAAAAAAGGTGTAAAAGCCATTACAGAGGACATAAAAAAACTATTAAATGAATAA